One segment of Chionomys nivalis chromosome 1, mChiNiv1.1, whole genome shotgun sequence DNA contains the following:
- the LOC130887236 gene encoding 60S ribosomal protein L27: MGKFMKPGKVVLVLAGRYSGRKAVIVKNIDDGTSDRPYSHALVAGIDRYPRKVTAAMGKKKVAKRSKIKSFVKVYNYNHLMPTRYSVDIPLDKTVVNKDVFRDPALKRKARREAKVKFEERYKTGKNKWFFQKLRF, encoded by the coding sequence ATGGGCAAGTTCATGAAACCCGGGAAAGTGGTGCTCGTCCTGGCTGGACGCTACTCGGGACGCAAAGCCGTCATCGTGAAGAACATTGATGATGGCACCTCAGACCGCCCTTACAGCCATGCCCTGGTGGCTGGAATTGACCGCTATCCCCGAAAAGTGACGGCTGCCATGGGCAAGAAGAAAGTCGCCAAGAGATCCAAGATCAAGTCCTTTGTGAAGGTTTATAACTACAACCACCTGATGCCCACAAGGTACTCTGTTGACATCCCCCTGGACAAAACTGTTGTCAACAAGGATGTCTTTAGGGACCCAGCCCTGAAACGAAAGGCAAGGCGGGAAGCCAAGGTCAAATTTGAGGAACGATACAAGACAGGAAAGAACAAATGGTTTTTCCAGAAGCTTCGCTTTTAg